A genomic region of Arachis hypogaea cultivar Tifrunner chromosome 5, arahy.Tifrunner.gnm2.J5K5, whole genome shotgun sequence contains the following coding sequences:
- the LOC112800864 gene encoding kinesin-like protein KIN-UA: MATSSGGGSGSGGGGTYSYRNGATHSHKSSSKLDTHTHKPLSLNSSSNSSSKNHVKSKSLGPSSTTQRRNSTTSKDHHPSVPGRVRVAVRLRPRNAEESVADADFADCVELQPELKRLKLRKNNWDADTYAFDEVLTEFASQKRVYEVVARPVVESVLDGYNGTIMAYGQTGTGKTYTLGRLGEEDTAARGIMVRSMEDILADVSLETDSVSVSYLQLYMESIQDLLDPANDNITIVEDPRTGDVSLPGASLVEIRDQQSFVELLRLGEVHRFAANTKLNTESSRSHAILMVHVRRSIKGRDAGHSSENGNHPHSVKSLKPPVVRKGKLVVVDLAGSERIDKSGSEGHTLEEAKSINLSLSALGKCINALAENSAHVPFRDSKLTRLLRDSFGGTARTSLVITIGPSPKHRGETASTIMFGQRAMKVENMVKLKEEFDYKSLARRLDVELDKLIMEHERQQKAFEDEIERMATEAQHRLSEAERNYIDLLEKEKSKYEKDYMDSIRKLEDQLDMCSSCRL; this comes from the exons ATGGCCACCTCCTCTGGTGGTGGTAGTGGTAGTGGCGGTGGCGGCACTTACAGTTACAGAAATGGCGCCACTCACTCTCACAAATCCTCTTCCAAGCTCGATACTCATACTCATAAGCCTCTCTCACTCAATTCCAGTTCCAATTCTAGTTCTAAGAACCATGTCAAGTCAAAATCTTTGGGTCCTTCTTCCACCACCCAACGCCGCAACAGCACCACCTCCAAGGACCACCATCCTTCTG TTCCTGGAAGAGTTAGAGTGGCTGTTAGGTTGCGGCCGCGAAATGCAGAGGAATCTGTGGCAGATGCTGATTTTGCTGATTGTGTTGAATTACAGCCTGAG CTCAAAAGGTTAAAACTTCGGAAGAACAATTGGGATGCTGATACTTATGCATTTGATGAGGTGCTCACTGAATTCGCATCACAAAAACGTgtatatgaagttgtggccaggCCTGTTGTGGAG AGTGTACTAGATGGCTACAATGGGACAATCATGGCTTATGGACAGACTGGTACTGGTAAAACATACACTCTTGGACGACTAGGGGAGGAAGACACAGCTGCACGTGGAATAATGGTCCGCTCTATGGAGGATATTTTAGCAGATGTTTCTTTGGAAACTGATTCAGTTTCAGTCTCTTATTTGCAG CTTTACATGGAAAGTATACAAGATCTGCTTGATCCTGCTAATGATAACATAACCATTGTAGAAGATCCCAGAACTGGTGATGTTTCACTACCTGGAGCTAGCCTTGTTGAGATTAGGGACCAACAGAGTTTTGTAGAACTATTAAGATTAGGAGAGGTTCATCGCTTTGCTGCAAATACTAAATTAAATACTGAATCTTCTCGAAGTCATGCTATTCTGATG GTGCATGTTAGGAGATCCATCAAGGGAAGAGATGCAGGTCATTCAAGTGAAAATGGCAATCATCCGCACTCGGTCAAATCATTAAAGCCACCTGTTGTCAGGAAGGGCAAGTTGGTTGTCGTTGATCTGGCTGGTTCGGAACGAATTGATAAGTCAG GAAGTGAAGGGCATACACTAGAGGAAGCAAAGTCTATCAATCTGTCGTTGAGTGCATTGGGGAAGTGTATTAATGCACTTGCAGAGAATAGTGCACATGTGCCATTTCGTGACTCAAAGCTTACAAGATTGTTACGTGATTCATTTGGAG GTACGGCAAGAACTTCGCTGGTCATTACCATTGGACCATCTCCAAAGCATAGGGGAGAGACTGCTAGTACTATAATGTTTGGACAGAGG GCTATGAAGGTGGAAAACATGGTGAAGTTGAAGGAAGAATTTGATTACAAAAGCTTAGCTAGAAGGCTAGATGTAGAATTAGACAAACTTATTATGGAACACGAAAGGCAACAGAAGGCATTTGAGGATGAGATTGAGAGGATGGCCACAGAAGCACAACATCGGTTATCCGAGGCTGAAAGGAACTACATTGATCTATTGGAG aaggaaaaatcaaaatatgagAAAGACTATATGGACTCAATTAGGAAGCTTGAAGACCAGCTGGATATGTGTTCCTCTTGTAGGCTATGA
- the LOC112800866 gene encoding AT-hook motif nuclear-localized protein 24, with the protein MDPITAHGHSLPPPFHTARDLLHHHQQQQQQQFHSLQQQQQTEDEQSGSSGGLNLAHKREREDNNNSDGKDGTPGGGGGGSGETEMTRRPRGRPAGSKNKPKPPIIITRDSANALKTHVMEVADGCDIVESVSNFARRRQRGVCIMSGTGTVTNVTLRQPASSGAVVSLHGRFEILSLAGSFLPPPAPPAASGLTIYLAGGQGQVVGGSVVGTLIASGPVVIMSASFSNAAYERLPLEEEDPSMPLQGSGGGGSIGSPGGGQQHAQQQQQQQMLGDATAPLFHGLNPNLLNSVQMPTEAFWNTPGRSPY; encoded by the coding sequence ATGGATCCAATTACAGCACACGGCCATTCACTTCCACCACCATTCCACACAGCAAGAGATCTGTTGCACCACCACcagcaacagcagcagcagcagtttcACTCCTTACAGCAGCAGCAACAAACAGAAGACGAGCAAAGCGGAAGCAGCGGAGGCCTCAACCTCGCTCACAAGAGGGAAAGAGAAGACAACAACAACAGCGATGGAAAAGACGGAACAcctggaggaggaggaggaggatccggTGAAACAGAAATGACAAGAAGACCAAGAGGAAGACCAGCTGGATCCAAGAACAAACCCAAGCCACCGATCATCATCACCCGCGACAGTGCCAATGCCCTAAAGACGCACGTCATGGAGGTTGCAGACGGTTGCGACATCGTTGAGAGCGTCTCAAACTTCGCAAGGAGGCGCCAAAGAGGGGTTTGCATCATGAGCGGCACCGGCACCGTCACCAACGTCACACTCCGCCAACCAGCATCCTCTGGAGCCGTCGTCTCCCTCCATGGAAGGTTCGAGATCTTGTCCCTGGCGGGATCCTTCCTCCCTCCTCCCGCTCCACCTGCGGCCTCCGGCTTGACCATATATCTAGCCGGAGGGCAAGGGCAGGTGGTCGGAGGGAGTGTGGTGGGGACACTGATTGCTTCCGGCCCGGTGGTCATCATGTCCGCTTCCTTCAGCAACGCTGCGTATGAGAGACTTCCTTTGGAGGAAGAGGACCCTTCCATGCCCTTGCAAGGGTCTGGCGGTGGCGGCTCAATCGGGTCCCCCGGTGGTGGTCAGCAGCATGcgcagcagcagcaacagcagCAGATGTTAGGAGACGCAACTGCTCCACTCTTCCATGGTTTGAATCCGAATCTTCTGAATTCAGTTCAGATGCCAACGGAAGCTTTCTGGAATACTCCTGGTCGCTCTCCTTATTGa